Genomic segment of Pseudorca crassidens isolate mPseCra1 chromosome 10, mPseCra1.hap1, whole genome shotgun sequence:
GGGTCTGAACATGTAGTCataaactgagggaaaaaaaaaacaagtaacagtggttaaagaatgaaaaaaacatttattttaaatatgtctacactttaacatttataaatatttccttttctgtatagAACTTGCACAGTGATATAAGTAGCAAACGAGACAAATCAGAAGAAGTACAAAAACTCGCCGAACTTTGTGCAAATTCAATTAAGGTATGTACGTTTCACAAAGAATGTTGGTGTTTCATCAAGAATATTATTAACCATGtttgcttcggcagcacatatattAAAACGAATGATACAGAGATTATTAGCCTGCCCTTGTGCagggatgacatgcaaattcatgAAGTGTTCcatactttttttaataaaagaatgttaTCAACTACATTATTTTCGGATTCACTTTAAAGATTACAGACTTCTTGAGGACAACGTTTATGGTTTTTATATAATCTCTCGTGAACAAACTGTAAATGCTGTTATCCATTAGCTTGAATTGATTATACATTAGCAATATCTACGGGAATGGGCCGGTCTTCATCCTTTAGACTGGTGGTGTGTGCAGAGATCTCCATTTTGCATATAAAGTGGTGCTGCTTGGTTTAATAATGTCATATGATGCTTGGACACTAGCAGCACGTGATGGCCTTTGGGGTTGGACATTAGAAGTACAGCTTGGTGATTTAAAGCTTGGGAACTGTAGCCATCAGTGACTCCTTTTAAGTCAATTAAGTATGTTTTTCTGAAACATTATTATTCTGCAGGATTATGAACTGCAGCTGGCGTCATACACCTCAGGACTGGAAACTCTACTGAACATACCTATCAAGAGAACCATCATTCAGTCTCCTTCTGGGATGATTCTGCAAGAGGTAGATATGTCATTACCCATCTCTTAGAGCTCACCCCTCCCTCTGCATCTTCTCTTTTCCCTGTCTTTCCTACCCTCCCTGAATTCATCTCTTGCCATAGGGTATCCATTCAAAAAGGTTTAATAGGTTATCCTCTCTCTAGTGTAAGTCATCAGCATAATGCATTTTAGGGAATGATCAATGAGAAGTCTGGGTCTATTGCTCATACATTAGAATCTTTGCAGAAACTGGGCTTAAATTCTGGGTTTAGTGAGGGGGACATTTAAAGAGTGGAAAATATCCAGTCGATTTCTAAAAGACAACTTCTTCTCAAAGGTGTCAGAGAACATCACCCATCAGATGGTTTAGGGGGAACACCTGGAGTGGTGAGGATGAAGTGTAAGGTTTTTGGCCCTTTGTTTTAttgtactttattcttttattgggTTTCGGAATTAGCACAGGTGAAAGAAGGGAATTCActccttaaaatataatttcactaTTGGATTGTTTTAGAAAACAGTTGGGCAGCTCGCGTAGGACTTCTTTTGAACGCAATGCCTTTGATTTTTCCTTGCACTTCTTTTCTCCAAGGCGGCAGAGATGCATGCTCGGTACATAGAACTTCTTACAAGGTCTGCAGACTATTACAGATTCTTAAGTGAGATGCTGAAGAGTTTGGAAGATCTGAAGGTAATTTACTTATTTCCTTGGaggatcaaaaaagaaaatagaatggaaCTTAATTATTACTGCCTCGTTATAACATGAATTTGGACATACTCATTGGCAAAAGTGTATTTCCTCTAAACAGTTAGTATGATATAGTTTATTCATAAATCAGGTGTCAGTCCTATTCTCCAGTACACTGCTCGGAATGCACTCAGgtagtattttcaaaattatagcTATTTTTCCTTGCCGTAACCCCCAgtaatttcatttaatgtttgGTCAAGgaatttgctttctttctctcttggtgTTAAATTAAGAAGAACATCCAGGACTGGCTGGATTTGAATTTTCCATGTCGAGTGGCTGTTTAATTTACTCCTCATTTCTAATATTCGAATTGAGTTTATATGGAAACTTACTTGATACctggaaataaaggaaacataatTTAGGAGATCATAAGCTTTTGGTCTTGGAAGAAATTCCCtcattcacagatgaggaagctgaaactcagagagggTAGATCCCTTACTAAGATCACGCAAGCAGTTGACGGAAGAATTATGACAAGAATACAGATGTCTTGAATTTTTTGTCTAGTAGCTTTTGCCTTGTATCAGTGTCTACATGTGTGCTCGTGTGTGCGtgcttgtctgtgtgtgtgcaggtgtgtaaCAGGAAATGAGAAAGCACGTTGGTCTTGGGGGGAGGAAGTACCACTTCTTTCTTATGATGTGAGGCATCTTTCTTTCAACACGCTTTCTGATTTCCCTTCCACAGCTGAAAAATACCAAGATCGAAGTTTTGGAAGAGGAGCTCAGGCTGGCCCGAGACGCCAACTCTGAAAACTGCAGTAAGAACAAATTCCTGGATCAGAACCTGCAGAAATACCAGGCGGAGTGTTCCCAGTTCAAAGCAAAGCTCGTGAGCCTGGAGGAGCTGAAGAGACAGGCTGAGCTGGATGGCAAGTCAGCCAAGCAAAATCTAGACAAGTGCTACAGCCAAATCAAAGAGCTCAATGAGAAGATCACCCGGCTGACTTACGAGATCGAGCATGAAAAGCGAAGCAGGAAAACCGTGGAAGACAGGTTTGATCAACAGAAGAACGAATATGACCAGCTGCAGAAAGCGAGGCAGAGCGAGAAGGAGAGCCTCAGCTGGCAGAAAATAGAGTCTGAGAAAGCCATCAAGGAGAAGGAGTTCGAGATAGAGAGGTTGAGGGTTCTTCTGCAGGAGGAGGGTACCCGGAAGAGAGAATATGAAAATGAGCTGGCAAAGGTAAGAAACCACTATAATGAGGAGATGAGTAATTTAAGGAACAAGTATGAAACAGAGATTAACATCACAAAGACTACCATCAAGGAGATATCCATGCAAAAAGAGGATGATTCCAAAAATTTCCAAAACAAGCTCGATAGATGCATGAAGGAGAATCGAGATCTGAAGGCTGAGATTGTCCGGCTCACCGACAGCGTCCTGCAGACCACGGAGCAGCGGAGGCGGGCAGAAGAGGATGCCCTGCAGCAGAAGGCCTGTGGCTCCGAGATGCTGCAGAAGAAGCAGCATCTGGAGATGGAGCTGAAGCAGGTCATCCAGCAGCGCTCCGAGGACAGCGCCAGGCACAAGCAGTCCCTGGAGGAGGCTGCCAAGACCATCCAGGACAAAAACAAGGAGATCGAAAGACTCAAAGCTGAGTTTCAGCAGGAGGCCAAGCACCGTCGGGAATATGAGAATGAACTGGCTAAGGTAAGGAGCAATTACGATGAGGAAATCATCAGCTTAAAGAACCAGTTCGAGACGGAGATCAACATCACCAAGACGACCATCCACCAGCTCACCCTGAAGAAGGAGGAGGACACCAGCGGCTACCGAGCCCAGATAGACAACCTCACCAGGGAAAACCGGAGCCTCTCGGAAGAAGTAACAAAGCTGAAGAACGCTCTAGCCCAGACCACGGAGAACCTCAGGAGGGTCGAAGAGAACGTCCAGCAGCAAAAGGCCGCGGGCTTGGAGATGTCGCAGCGGAAACAGCAGCTGGAGGTGGAGCTGAAGCAGGTCACGCAGGTGCGGATGGAAGAGAGCACACGGTACCGGCAGTCTCTGGATGATGCCGCCAAGACGATCCAGGATAAAAACAAGGAGATAGAGAGGCTAAAGCAGCTGACAGAGACGGAAGCAAAGCAGCGGAAGTGTCTGGAGGATGAGAAGGCCAAGTGGCAGAGGGCACAGTGTGAGCTGCAGAAGGCCTACAGCAGTGCCACGGAGACAGTCAGCAAACTGAAGGTGCAGGAACAGGAGCTGATATGCCTGAGGACGGACTACGAGCGGGTGTCCCAGGAGAGGGCCGTCAGGGACCAGGACATCGCCCGCTGCCAGAGCTCCCTGAAGGAGCTGCAGCTGCAGAAGCAGAAGGCAGAGGAGGAGCTGGTGTGGCTGAAGCGGGCGGCCTCCGAGGACTCCTGCAGGAGGAAGAAGCTAGAGGAGGAGCTGGAGACCCTGCGGGCGTCCCTGAAGGAGCAGGCGATCCAGGTCACCAGCCTGACCCAGCAGCTGGAGCAGGTGTCCATCGTCAAACAGAGGAGTGAGGAcgagctgcagcagcagcgggACGTGCTGGACGGCCACCTGCGGGAGAAGCAGAGGACCCAGGACGAGCTGCGCAGGCTGGCCTCCCAGGTCGAGGCCCTGCAGCAGCAGCTGCTGCAGGAGCGGGAGAACGCCAGGCAGGCGCATGTGCGGAGCGAGCATCTCCAGAAGGCTGTTGAGGACAAGAGCAGGAGCCTGAACGAGAGCAGGCTTGAAATCGAGAGGCTGCAGTCGCTGACTGAGAACCTCACCAAGGAGCACCTGCTGCTTGAGGGGGAACTGCGGAACCTCCGGCTGGAGTACGATGACCTCCAGCAGGGCCGCAGCGAGGCTGAGCATGACAAAAACGCCACTATCTTGGAGCTCCGGAGCCAGCTGCAGATCAGCAACACCCGGACCCTGGAGCTGCAGGGCCTGATTAATGATttacagagagagaggggaaatttGAGACAGGAAATTGAGAAATTCCAAAAGCAGGCATTAGAGGTATTCACAAATATTTGATCGCCGCTTCACTTCCTCTCAACTAACTCCCTCCACGGTCCTCCCAGCTGGGCTGTGCTCTTGCTGCTGGGCTGGATGCTTGCATACGTCTCgcttttctttttgatgctgtgCTGCTGTCTGTCCTAATCCAGACGCTACTTCAGGGTCATTTCAGTGCCATTTGCCCTTCTCTTCTACTCCCACAGCGAGTGCCCGTCCCTGTGTAACCCGCACTTGGCTCTGCTCTTCCAACTTTGGCTGGGGTGTGACATCTGAGCTCACTTCCTCTCAGTGTTCCACTCTGTCTTCTAGAAGGTGGCTCTTTGTGAGCTGTGACGTAACGTTTGTAACTGAAGTTTTCCTAAATAAAAGCCACATTAAATGGGTTTTCTGTGCAGTTTGAAAATCGCTTTCTTGCTTGCTTCTGTGATTTTTCTGCATGCGTTATTCTCTGCTCTTTCCATCGTGGCCCtaatatgtttctttttgtttgacttttcttcttttaacccCTAATTAAAACACTCAACCTCTTGAACTTCTAGTACGTTTGACTTCTGTAGACAATATTTGTGTGGGGCTGGGTGAGGGGTGTGCGTACGTCTGTAGATTTGTATTGCTTTATTAAACATGTGAGTATAGCTGTAACAGGTGAAGTGTAGGTACAGCAGGTGGGATAACCTGGAATAAAACTCCCCATATCTGTTCAAACCATAATTACTATTAAGAGTAAGCCAGGTCTACAGCTGCTCCTTTTTCCTTCTGTGGAAAAATATAGAAAGTACAGAAGCCATTTATCAAAGTGGCAACATGTATCTACAGAATTTTTTTCAGGAACTTGTAAGATAACAAAATTAACAGTGtgctcaaggaaaagaaaagggccGATaagtaaatatactttttttaaaaatataggaaaagaagtTAAATGATAATGGCCCTGTGATATGATCACatcattattttttcccatttctttctttttttttgcattctagGCATCTAATAGGATTCAGGAATCCAATAATCAGTGCTCTCAGGTGGTGCAGGAGAGAGAGAGCCTCCTGGTGAAAATCAAAGTTCTGGAGCAAGACAAGGCCAGGCTGCAGAGGCTGGAGGATGAGCTGAATCAGGCCAAAGTGACCCTCGAGGCAGAGAGCAGGGTGAAACAGCGCCTGGAGTGTGAGAAACAGCAGATCCAGAACGACCTGAACCAGTGGAAAACACAGTGTTCCCGCAAAGAGGAGACTGTTAGGAAGATAGAGTCCGAAAGAGAAAAGAGCGAGAGAGAGAAGAACAGCCTTAGGAGTGAGATTGAAAGACTCCAGGCGGAGATCAAGAGGATCGAGGACAGGTGGCAGCGGAAGCTGGAGGATTCCAGCAGGGAGACCCAGTCCCAGCTGGAGATAGAGCGCTCCCGGCTTCAGAGGGAAATCGACAAACTCAGGCAGCGCCCGTATGGGTCCCACCGCGAGACCCAGACTGAGTACGAGTGGTCCGTTGACTCCTCGAAGCTGGTGTTTGACGGACTGAGGAAGAAGGTGACGGCGCTGCAGCTGTACGAGTGCCAGCTGATCGACAAAACAACCCTGGACAAACTGCTGCAGGGGAAAAAGTCAGTGGAAGAAGTTGCTTCTGAGATCCAGCCTTTCCTTCGGGGAGCAGGCGCTATCGCTGGAGTTTCCACTTCCCCTAAGGAGAAATACTCTTTGGTAGAGGCCAAGAGAAAGAAATTGATCACCCCAGAATCCACAGTCATGCTTCTGGAGGCCCAGGCAGCCACTGGTGGTATAATTGATCCCCACAGGAACGAGAAGCTGACTGTTGACAGCGCCATAGCTCGGGACCTCATCGACTTCGATGACCGCCAGCAGATATACACAGCAGAGAAAGCCGTCACTGGGTTTGATGACCCATTTTCAGGCAAGACGGTATCTGTGTCCGAAGCCATCAAGAAAAATTTGATTGATCGGGAAATCGGAATGCGTCTGCTGGAAGCCCAGATTGCTTCAGGGGGTGTGGTGGACCCTGTGAACAGCGTCTTTTTGCCGAAAGATACAGCCTTGGCTCGTGGGCTGATTGACAGAGATCTGTATCGGTCCCTGAACGATCCCCGAGATAGTCAGAAGAACTTCATGGATCCGGTCACCAAAAAGAAGGTCAGTTACATGCAGCTGAGGGAAAGGTGCAGAATCGAACCGCACACCGGTCTGCTGCTGCTGTCAGTACAGAAGAGAAGTATGTCCTTCCAGGGAATCAGACAACCCGTGCCCATCTCCGAGCTGGTTGATTCCGGTATATTGAGACCATCCACTGTCAATGAACTGGAATCAGGTCAGATTTCTTATGATGAGGTTGGTGAGAGAATTAAGGATTTCCTTCAGGGTTCAAGCTGCATCGCAGGCATCTACAGTGAGACCACAAAACAGAAGCTTGGCATTTACGAGGCCATGAAAATTGGCTTGGTCCGACCTGGTACTGCCCTGGAGCTCCTGGAAGCGCAAGCAGCTACTGGCTTCATCGTGGATCCTGTTAGCAACTTGAGGTTACCGGTGGAGGAAGCCTACAAAAGAGGTCTGGTGGGCATCGAGTTCAAGGAGAAGCTCCTGTCTGCGGAACGAGCTGTCACCGGCTACAACGACCCTGAAACAGGAAACACCATCTCCTTGTTCCAAGCCATGAACAAGGAACTCATCGAAAAGGGCCACGGCATTCGCTTGTTGGAAGCACAGATTGCAACCGGTGGGATCATCGACCCGAAGGAGAGCCACCGCCTGCCCGTTGACATAGCGTACAAGAGGGGCTACTTCAATCAGGAGCTCAGTGAGATTCTCTCGGATCCAAGTGACGATACAAAAGGATTCTTCGACCCAAACACTGAAGAAAACCTTACGTATCTGCAGCTGAAAGAAAGGTGCATTAAGGATGAGGAAACGGGGCTGTGTCTTCTGCccctgaaagaaaagaagaaacaggtgCAGACATCCCAAAAGAATACCCTCAGGAAGCGCAGAGTGGTCATAGTTGACCCGGAAACCAACAAGGAGATGTCTGTCCAGGAGGCCTACAAGAAGAGCCTCATAGATTACGAAACCTTCAAAGAACTGTGTGAGCAGGAGTGCGAGTGGGAAGAAATAACCATCACTGGATCAGACGGCTCCACCCGGGTGCTCCTGGTAGACAGGAAGACGGGCAGTCAGTATGATGTTCAAGATACGATTGACAGGGGCCTCGTTGACAGGAAGTTCTTTGACCAGTACAAGTCCGGCAGCCTCAGCCTCACTCAGTTTGCTGATATGATCTCCTTGAAGAATGGTGTCGGCAACAGCGGTGGCACCGGGAGTGGCGTCAGCGATGATGTCTTCAGCAGCTCGCGACATGAGTCCTTAAGCAAGATTTCCACCGTCTCCAGCGTCAGGAATTTAACCATAAAGAGCAGGTCTCTGTCCGAAACCCTGGAAGAATCGAGCCCCATTGCAGCCATCTTCGACACGGAAAACCTGGAGAAGATCTCCATCACGGAAGGGATAGAGCGGGGTATCGTTGACAGCATCACGGGGCAGAGGCTTCTGGAGGCCCAGGCCTGCACGGGCGGCATCATCCACCCCACCACGGGGCAGAAGCTGCCCCTCCAGGACGCCGTCTCCCAGGGCCTGCTCGACCAGGATATGGCCACCAGGCTGAAGCCTGCTCAGAAAGCCTTCCTCGGCTTTGAAGGagtgaagggaaagaagaagatGTCGGCAGCAGAGGCAGTGAAAGAAAAGTGGCTCCCCTATGAGGCCGGCCAGCGCTTCCTGGAGTTCCAGTACCTCACGGGGGGCCTGGTTGACCCCGAGGTGCAAGGGAGGATGAGCATGGAAGAAGCCATCAGAAAGGGGTACATCGACGGCCGGGCAGCGCAGAGGCTGCAAGACCCCAGCAACTACAGCAAGATCCTGACCTGCCCCAAAACCAAGTTGAAGATATCCTATAAGGATGCCATGAATCGCTCCATGGTGGAAGACATCACCGGCCTGCGCCTTCTGGAGGCCGCCTCGGTCTCCTCCAAGGGCCTGCCCAGCCCTTATAACATGTCTTCTGCCCCAGGCTCCCGCTCCGGCTCCCGCTCTGGCTCCCGGTCCGGTTCCCGCAGTGGGTCCCGGAGAGGAAGCTTCGATGCGACGGGGAATTCTTCCCACACCTACTCCTACTCCATTAGCAACAGCTCTATTGGGCACTAGTAGTCGGTTGGAAATGGTTGCTAGACCTTGGCtttcatttatatgaattttCACTTTACTAaataatagagaaagaaaaccttGTGCTTGTAGGATAGTGATAGAACTTTCTAGGCTTAAGAAAACGTAGCCATGGGGGGAATCAAATGGTAAAGGCTGTTCTGGCTTTTTATCTTCTTAGCTTACCTGAACCAATGTCATACACTGGATGTAGCGTATAGGAAATAGTAATCAGTTGTAAGGAAAACACAAATTGAATCTAGagtctgtttcttctcttctgtctttaGATTTTTGAGTGATGCTTCTTGAACTTCTTATGGCCTATAACCCAGATTTCTGTTCTtggagataaaaatgaaattgacCTTGTAGTCATCAGTCTGCGTCTCatctaaatatttccattttctgtatGAGGAGAAAATTACCCTATCCCCCCGCTCCCCCACACAAAAAGAATCCCCCTCAAACCCCAGCATTTTGGAATGCGTCTCCTCGGATTGCATGACCCATATACTCTTAAGTGTACCTGTTTGGTTTGGTATTAATTTGACTGTATGTGCATGATAGTAGCAATCTTTGCTGTCCTTTAGCCAAAGTTTTCTGTTCATTTTGCTTGTCATTTTCTATGTACTTTCAAAGGTGTCTTTATGAAGTTTGCTATTCTGGCAATAAAGTTTTAGACGTTTGAAGTTTTTGCGTTTTGATTTAATAATATGTTCCTACACACAAGGGCATTTAACAGAAgctttttattgtaaaatgtgTCTGAAACTGTTTACTAAACATCTATTAAGGAAGACCGTTAAAAAACTGTTCTAGTTCTGAGTTCTTGTTAGAAGCTGGTCTTCTGAAGGTAGTTTTTTCAACATTTATGTACCAGGTAGAGTCCTTGAAAGAAGCCTGTGTAAGGAGGCCAGGCAAGAGGTCAATACCCACTTCTGGCTTATTCTGGACAGTGAATAGCATGGGGAGAAGTCACTGTCATACCCTTTAAAAAACATGAAGTGGCTAAGATTCCATTTTGGGTAGCCTTAAACTACATGGTTGCATTTTAGTCCCCAAAGAGAAGGGAATTGACCTTGAATCTATGAAACTGATTCCTGAAGAGTTCTTGGTTCTCTGTTGAAGGACAACGAAATATAAGCCTATTCTTTGGATCAAAGAAAACTTTTGAAATCCGGACATTTGCTATTAAATTAATAATACTTTACTGAATGCCTGGTATGTCTAGTGTTGGGCTGGGCACAATGAGGATTCAGTAGAGTTTATAAGACCCTGACTTCAAGGCACGTACAGTCTGGATGGGTACAGAAgacacatgtaaaacaatgagtgGGACAACTTTCATGTATCAGAAGCATGTATTAATACAATCAGACACATTTGATGGTACAGTAGAAACTAGGAAGACAAATGAAATGCTAATTGTGTAGAACAAAAACGATCATACTCTAGATAATCCTTAACTTATTGGTGGGGGGGGGCTTTTGGTACTTAGGGTGAAAACAGCACTCGTTTCTTCCTTACCTcgcctctctttttcttcctcttggcCCCCTCCCAATTTGGAGGATTTGTTATTAATTTCATTCACTGAATATTGAGTTCTGTGTGCCACACATGGTCCAGAAGCTGTGGATCTAATGGGAGAAGTACCTGGTGCAAAAATAGCCCTTGTagtttaaaaggaaggaaagtgcCTGGGAAATGCTATGTTGAAGGAAATGAAGGAGGATCCTTAGGCCAGAGCTGGGGGACTGCATTAGCTCGGGCTGCTGTGACGAGATAGCACAGACCCGGTGGCTTAAACAAACATTGATTTTCTTAtagctctggaggtcagaagtccaaggtcagggtagATGCcaccagggttggtttctggtgagagctctcttccggGCTAACAGGCAGTGAAGGAGCTCTGGCATCTCTTCCTCAACTTAGAAGGACACTAGTTCTGTCACATGacggccccacccttatgacctcatttaaccttaattacctctccaaatacagtcacattgggggtttgGACTTTGAATTTTGGAGGGGACAGAATTCAGCCCAGAATGGAGGCCTAACCTAGAACGGGGGTCAGGAGACCTCTTTAGGAAAATGGTGATTGGACAGATTAACATGAATCAATGGAAAGGAGTTCTTCAGGTTGATATGGTACACCCCCTCCAAGCTGCTGCCAGAGTTGTCATTAGCTGTGAAATGAGAGAGCTGGATCCTGGAGAGAGGGCATACTTGACCCGGGCTGAGTTTTGATCTGGTTCACGTATACTGTACATCCACAGACAAGGGAACTGTATATGTAAATTTTCAACAACAGTCATC
This window contains:
- the DSP gene encoding desmoplakin isoform X1, with the translated sequence MSCNGGSSPRINTLGHMTRAESGPDLRYEMTGGGGGGGSSGGGGTSRMYYSRRCTVTDQNSDGYCQTGTMSRQNQNTIQELLQNCSDCLMRAELIVQPELKYGDGIQLAQSRELDECFAQANDQMEITDSLIREMRQMGQPCDVYQKRLLQLQEQMRALYKAISVPRGRRASSKGGGGYTCQSGSGWDEVTKRLTSECLGWMRQQRAEMDMITWGVDLASVEQHISSHRTIHNAIGDYRWQLDKIKADLREKSAIYQLEEEYENLLKISFERMDHLRQLQNIIQATSQEIMWINDCEEEELLYDWSDRNTNIAQKQEAFSIRMSQLEVKEKELNKLKQESDQLVLSQHPASDKIEAYMDTLQTQWSWILQITKCIDVHLKENAAYFQFFEEAQSTEAYLKGLQDSVRKKYLCDKNMPLQRLLEQIKVLEQEWEKILENKRQVQNLVNKSKRIVQLKPRNPDYKSNKPIIVRALCDYKQDQKIVHKGDECILKDNNERSKWHVTGPGGVDMLVPSVGLIIPPPNTLAVDLSSKIEQYYEAILALWNQLYINMKSLVSWHYCMIDIEKIKTMTIAKLKTMRQEDYLKTISDLELRYQDFIRDSQGSEMFGDDDKRKIQTQFTDAQKHYQTLVIQLPGYPQQQTVTTTEITHLGSCQAVNHNKVTETNREDDKQEMCLLMELQKIRRQMELCESKMTLKNILLADQGSSHHITVKISELKGLQNDSQAIAQVLNQLKDMLANFRGSEKYCYLQNEVFGLFQKLENINGVTDGYLNSLCVVRALLQAILQTEDMLKVYEAKLTEEETVCLDLDKVEAYRCGLKKIKNDLNLKQSLLATMKTELQKAQQIYCQTSQQYPMYDLDLGKFSEKVTQLTDRWQRIDKQIDYRLWNLEKQIKQLRNYRDNYQTFCKWLCDAKRCQDNLESMKFGDSSMVMRFLNEQKNLHSDISSKRDKSEEVQKLAELCANSIKDYELQLASYTSGLETLLNIPIKRTIIQSPSGMILQEAAEMHARYIELLTRSADYYRFLSEMLKSLEDLKLKNTKIEVLEEELRLARDANSENCSKNKFLDQNLQKYQAECSQFKAKLVSLEELKRQAELDGKSAKQNLDKCYSQIKELNEKITRLTYEIEHEKRSRKTVEDRFDQQKNEYDQLQKARQSEKESLSWQKIESEKAIKEKEFEIERLRVLLQEEGTRKREYENELAKVRNHYNEEMSNLRNKYETEINITKTTIKEISMQKEDDSKNFQNKLDRCMKENRDLKAEIVRLTDSVLQTTEQRRRAEEDALQQKACGSEMLQKKQHLEMELKQVIQQRSEDSARHKQSLEEAAKTIQDKNKEIERLKAEFQQEAKHRREYENELAKVRSNYDEEIISLKNQFETEINITKTTIHQLTLKKEEDTSGYRAQIDNLTRENRSLSEEVTKLKNALAQTTENLRRVEENVQQQKAAGLEMSQRKQQLEVELKQVTQVRMEESTRYRQSLDDAAKTIQDKNKEIERLKQLTETEAKQRKCLEDEKAKWQRAQCELQKAYSSATETVSKLKVQEQELICLRTDYERVSQERAVRDQDIARCQSSLKELQLQKQKAEEELVWLKRAASEDSCRRKKLEEELETLRASLKEQAIQVTSLTQQLEQVSIVKQRSEDELQQQRDVLDGHLREKQRTQDELRRLASQVEALQQQLLQERENARQAHVRSEHLQKAVEDKSRSLNESRLEIERLQSLTENLTKEHLLLEGELRNLRLEYDDLQQGRSEAEHDKNATILELRSQLQISNTRTLELQGLINDLQRERGNLRQEIEKFQKQALEASNRIQESNNQCSQVVQERESLLVKIKVLEQDKARLQRLEDELNQAKVTLEAESRVKQRLECEKQQIQNDLNQWKTQCSRKEETVRKIESEREKSEREKNSLRSEIERLQAEIKRIEDRWQRKLEDSSRETQSQLEIERSRLQREIDKLRQRPYGSHRETQTEYEWSVDSSKLVFDGLRKKVTALQLYECQLIDKTTLDKLLQGKKSVEEVASEIQPFLRGAGAIAGVSTSPKEKYSLVEAKRKKLITPESTVMLLEAQAATGGIIDPHRNEKLTVDSAIARDLIDFDDRQQIYTAEKAVTGFDDPFSGKTVSVSEAIKKNLIDREIGMRLLEAQIASGGVVDPVNSVFLPKDTALARGLIDRDLYRSLNDPRDSQKNFMDPVTKKKVSYMQLRERCRIEPHTGLLLLSVQKRSMSFQGIRQPVPISELVDSGILRPSTVNELESGQISYDEVGERIKDFLQGSSCIAGIYSETTKQKLGIYEAMKIGLVRPGTALELLEAQAATGFIVDPVSNLRLPVEEAYKRGLVGIEFKEKLLSAERAVTGYNDPETGNTISLFQAMNKELIEKGHGIRLLEAQIATGGIIDPKESHRLPVDIAYKRGYFNQELSEILSDPSDDTKGFFDPNTEENLTYLQLKERCIKDEETGLCLLPLKEKKKQVQTSQKNTLRKRRVVIVDPETNKEMSVQEAYKKSLIDYETFKELCEQECEWEEITITGSDGSTRVLLVDRKTGSQYDVQDTIDRGLVDRKFFDQYKSGSLSLTQFADMISLKNGVGNSGGTGSGVSDDVFSSSRHESLSKISTVSSVRNLTIKSRSLSETLEESSPIAAIFDTENLEKISITEGIERGIVDSITGQRLLEAQACTGGIIHPTTGQKLPLQDAVSQGLLDQDMATRLKPAQKAFLGFEGVKGKKKMSAAEAVKEKWLPYEAGQRFLEFQYLTGGLVDPEVQGRMSMEEAIRKGYIDGRAAQRLQDPSNYSKILTCPKTKLKISYKDAMNRSMVEDITGLRLLEAASVSSKGLPSPYNMSSAPGSRSGSRSGSRSGSRSGSRRGSFDATGNSSHTYSYSISNSSIGH